The following is a genomic window from Saccharicrinis carchari.
TTAATCGGTATATATATCAAAAACATTTGTGAGGATAGAGTAATATTGGAGAAAATTATTTTTCCTCATTTCATTAATAAACACGATTGCCAGAAAGTTATCTTTATAGGCGTTGGGTGGTACACCATGGAATACAATAAGTTATTCAACAAAAAGGAATTTTGGACGATTGATATTGAACCGAAATTTAAAATTTACGGATCAAAAAGGCACATAATAGATTCGATGGAAAATATGGATAGCTATTTTAAGAAGAATTCAATAGATCTTATTATATGCAATGGAGTTTTCTCCTATGCAGTAAAAGATTCTAAAATACTTGAGAGAACTTTAAAAGTATGTTACGATCTTATACGCAAAGGTGGAGTTTTTTTAATTGGATGGAATGATCTTCCTGAATATAAATCGATTTCTTTCGAAACCTGTGAAAATATAAAACTATTTAAACCTTTCGTATTCGAACCATTTGGTGCCCAGAGAAAATTAGCAAACCCTAATAACTGTCATACTTAC
Proteins encoded in this region:
- a CDS encoding class I SAM-dependent methyltransferase; its protein translation is MAILKRLISKKLKLRLLKVLPLIGIYIKNICEDRVILEKIIFPHFINKHDCQKVIFIGVGWYTMEYNKLFNKKEFWTIDIEPKFKIYGSKRHIIDSMENMDSYFKKNSIDLIICNGVFSYAVKDSKILERTLKVCYDLIRKGGVFLIGWNDLPEYKSISFETCENIKLFKPFVFEPFGAQRKLANPNNCHTYSFYTK